The genomic stretch TTTCTTTCTCTTGTAATAAATTTAACAAGCATGTTGAATCCTAAACTCATAATGAGTAGAACCAACGCTAGTGACCAAAGAACATTATTTTGAACAGTTCCCATAACGGTATTACCGATTCCCATTGTAAGAACGGATGTTAGGGTTGCTGCTGGAGTTGTTAGAGAGGTTGGAACAACGGCTGAGTTACCAACAACCATTTGGATAGCTAAGGCTTCACCAAAGGCACGTGCCATACCAAAAATAACAGCGGTAAAAATACCAGGTCTAGCAGCATTTAAAATAACGCGCCAGATTGTTTGCCAACGAGTGGCTCCCATCGCTAAACTAGCTTCTTTATAATGTCTTGGCACTGCTTTTAAACTATCGATTGTCATGAAGGTTACCGTTGGTAAAATCATAACAAACAAAACGCAGACACCAGATAAGATACCGAACCCAGTTCCACCAAAGATAGAACGTGTAAATGGAACGATAACTTGCAAACCAATGAATCCATAAACAACAGATGGAATACCTGTTAATAATTCAATAGCTGGTTGAAGAATTTTGGCTCCATATTTTGGAGAAATTTCTGTCATAAAGACTGCCGCACCAATAGCAATCGGAGTTGCTACCAAGGCAGACAAAATAGTTACAATAAATGATCCCAAAATCATCGGAAGAGCTCCGAATGATCCTGAACTTGGATCCCATTTACTTCCAAAGAGGAATGTGATCGGATTAACACCATCGACGAAGAAAGTTG from Streptococcus ruminicola encodes the following:
- the pstC gene encoding phosphate ABC transporter permease subunit PstC — protein: MRNQDLEKQLTTPSKNSRLEKFGKGITFFCLVLIVFIVAMILIFVAQKGLSTFFVDGVNPITFLFGSKWDPSSGSFGALPMILGSFIVTILSALVATPIAIGAAVFMTEISPKYGAKILQPAIELLTGIPSVVYGFIGLQVIVPFTRSIFGGTGFGILSGVCVLFVMILPTVTFMTIDSLKAVPRHYKEASLAMGATRWQTIWRVILNAARPGIFTAVIFGMARAFGEALAIQMVVGNSAVVPTSLTTPAATLTSVLTMGIGNTVMGTVQNNVLWSLALVLLIMSLGFNMLVKFITRERKRNYAR